A single region of the Epinephelus fuscoguttatus linkage group LG14, E.fuscoguttatus.final_Chr_v1 genome encodes:
- the trmt5 gene encoding tRNA (guanine(37)-N1)-methyltransferase: MTQFKHACERRMLRLLSRVFTQTQSNIKAAAVHRSFRPAASLPASAYLGFSVNPIMEPKLYRPPPEVRGMTSLDKDAFTQTITVPALRVPTGVLNKVVKSLKKSTIQRPGVPRVVQDKEESSDFRLVLLDPHRVSSPSSFSEAEAEALRSFSVPEELQHYELRLTYHNLKSEEVLEAVLPQGQDVTSAFSRVGHIAHMNLRDHQLPYKNLIGQVIMDKNPGVTCVVNKTNIIDSTYRNFKMEVLAGEENMVAKVKENGVIYEFDFSRVYWNSRLSTEHQRVVQLMKRGDTVFDVFAGVGPFAIPAARLGANVLANDLNPESHRWLQHNCKLNKVEKKVRTFNLDGRAFIQGPVKQELPALLKGTASIHIVMNLPALALDFLDAFRGLLDQESPCDENLPTVHCYGFYKENEPETDVVERASRSVGLPLKGRCSVHFVRNVAPNKDMMCVSFTLPKEVLFSADQELTETSGEPAPKRQKCEEATDST, encoded by the exons ATGACGCAGTTCAAGCATGCCTGTGAGCGGAGGATGTTGAG gCTCCTCTCTAGGGTCTTTACACAAACTCAAAGTAACATTAAAGCTGCCGCTGTGCACCGAAGCTTCCGCCCTGCAGCCTCACTGCCAGCCTCAGCTTATCTTGGCTTTTCTGTGAACCCCATAATGGAGCCCAAGCTGTACCGTCCCCCTCCAGAGGTCCGGGGTATGACCTCTCTGGACAAAGACGCCTTCACACAGACCATTACTGTCCCAGCTCTACGGGTGCCCACTGGGGTCTTAAACAAAGTGGTAAAGAGCTTGAAAAAGTCCACCATCCAGCGCCCAGGGGTGCCCAGGGTGGTGCAGGATAAAGAGGAGAGTAGTGACTTTCGTTTAGTGTTGTTGGACCCCCACAGAGTGTCCTCACCGAGCTCCTTCAGTGAAGCTGAAGCTGAGGCTCTGAGGTCATTCAGTGTCCCCGAGGAGCTGCAGCACTATGAGCTGCGGCTCACCTACCACAACCTGAAGAGTGAGGAGGTGCTGGAGGCTGTGCTGCCTCAGGGTCAGGACGTGACCTCTGCGTTCAGCCGGGTGGGACACATCGCACACATGAACCTGAGGGATCACCAGCTCCCATACAAGAACCTCATAG GTCAAGTCATCATGGACAAAAACCCAGGGGTTACCTGTGTGGTCAATAAGACAAACATTATTGACTCCACTTACCGCAACTTCAAGATGGAGGTGTTGGCTGGAGAGGAGAACATGGTCGCCAAA GTGAAAGAAAATGGGGTGATATATGAGTTTGATTTCTCTCGTGTCTACTGGAACTCCCGGCTGAGCACAGAGCACCAGCGTGTGGTGCAGCTCATGAAACGTGGAGACactgtgtttgatgtgtttgcTGGTGTTGGACCTTTTGCCATTCCAGCTGCCCGCTTGGGCGCCAACGTCTTGGCCAACGATCTCAACCCGGAGTCCCACCGATGGCTGCAGCACAACTGCAAACTCAACAAGGTGGAGAAGAAAGTGAGAACCTTTAACCTGGACGGCAGAGCGTTCATCCAGGGGCCTGTGAAGCAGGAGCTGCCCGCGCTGCTGAAGGGAACAGCCAGCATTCACATAGTAATGAACCTGCCTGCTTTAGCTCTGGACTTCCTGGATGCATTCAGAGGCCTGTTGGACCAGGAGTCTCCCTGTGATGAGAACCTACCCACAGTGCACTGCTACGGCTTCTACAAAGAAAACGAGCCTGAGACAGATGTGGTGGAGAGGGCCTCCCGCAGCGTCGGGCTCCCACTGAAGGGCCGCTGCTCTGTGCATTTTGTGCGTAATGTAGCACCCAACAAAGATATGATGTGTGTGAGTTTCACACTCCCTAAAGAGGTCCTGTTCAGCGCTGATCAGGAACTGACAG